A single Glycine soja cultivar W05 chromosome 14, ASM419377v2, whole genome shotgun sequence DNA region contains:
- the LOC114384523 gene encoding uncharacterized protein LOC114384523, whose amino-acid sequence MDSNLLRRRTFILLIRIVLRAMLTKMLACTILDRCWLQRIIVKKCLRNMKGKSNRLSAKFVWVKSIPFSGTGKHKYSFQNIKVPPLPVHFCDCEEHCKPFVPEREKLSIDRAAESGGINDEEISIMNAVVNKLFGKEQVSNAKNLGEEKDSFESPDALHSDECEDSATDEDDLIINVETKKNKTALTENKELQRILENQDVLQIMAFRCNLLEDKRCIEEHTWMPYLLFEQIGCIEIWKLDKSAVKFLETLVIWRCLESLKGN is encoded by the exons ATGGACTCAAATCTTCTCAGAAGAAGGACTTTCATCCTGTTGATAAGGATTGTACTAAG GGCTATGCTAACAAAAATGCTCGCATGCACCATTCTGGACCGTTGCTGGCTCCAGAGGATAATCGTGAAGAAATGCTTAAGGAACATGAAAGGCAAATCCAACAGGCTGTCCGCAAAGTTCGTTTGG GTGAAATCCATACCTTTCAGTGGAACTGGAAAGCACAAATACAGTTTTCAGAATATTAAAGTTCCTCCTCTCCCTGTGCATTTTTGTGATTGTGAGGAGCATTGTAAGCCTTTTGTCCCTGAAAGAGAAAAGCTATCTATTGATAGGGCAGCTGAAAGTGGTGGAATAAATGATGAAGAGATTAGCATAATGAATGCTGTGGTGAACAAGCTATTTGGAAAAGAACAGGTTTCCAATGCCAAGAACCTTGGAGAGGAGAAGGATTCTTTTGAATCACCTGATGCTTTACATTCTGATGAATGCGAAGATAGTGCAACAGATGAAGATGATCTCATTATTAACGTGgagacaaagaaaaataaaacagctTTAACAGAGAACAAGGAACTTCAAAGGATCTTGGAAAACCag GATGTTCTTCAAATTATGGCATTTAGATGCAACTTACTTGAAGACAAAAGGTGTATAGAGGAGCACACATGGATGCCATATCTGCTGTTTGAGCAAATTGGATGTATTGAG ATATGGAAGTTGGACAAGAGTGCCGTCAAGTTCTTGGAGACATTGGTAATTTGGAGGTGCCTAGAATCACTGAAGGGAAATTGA
- the LOC114383541 gene encoding copper transporter 5.1-like, with the protein MMHMTFYWGKKVTILIDSWKTDSWTSYFLSLLACLVAAALYQYLENRRIRLKLLAGGRRPSPAPEIRAPLLRWGVAGDKEKLGVKFAEAVLFGVNSAIGYLLMLAVMSFNGGVFLAIAVGLTIGYFFFRNEGENDALVVDNNSCACA; encoded by the coding sequence ATGATGCACATGACATTTTACTGGGGCAAGAAGGTGACGATCTTGATCGATTCATGGAAGACAGATTCCTGGACGAGTTACTTTCTGAGTCTACTCGCCTGCCTCGTCGCTGCCGCGTTATACCAGTACCTCGAGAATCGTCGGATTCGCCTGAAGCTCCTCGCCGGCGGCCGGAGGCCCTCGCCGGCGCCGGAGATCCGCGCTCCTCTTCTCCGGTGGGGCGTCGCCGGCGACAAGGAGAAGTTGGGGGTCAAGTTTGCGGAAGCGGTTCTGTTCGGGGTTAACTCGGCGATCGGGTACTTGTTGATGTTGGCGGTCATGTCCTTCAATGGAGGGGTATTTTTGGCAATTGCGGTGGGTCTCACCATTGGTTATTTCTTCTTCAGGAATGAAGGAGAGAATGACGCGCTTGTTGTTGATAATAATTCTTGTGCATGTGCTTAG
- the LOC114385346 gene encoding G-protein coupled receptor 1-like isoform X1, with protein MATSVAVAGALTAHDRRVLTAVNAGASSLSLAGSSFIVVCYLLFKELRKFSFKLVFYLALSDILCSLFSIIGDPSKGFFCYAQGYSTHFFCVASFLWTTTIAFTLHRTVVKHKTDVEDLEAMFHLYVWGTSLVMTVMRSFGNDHKHFGAWCWTQTGRTGKAVHFVTFYMPLWGAILYNGFTYFQVIRMLNNATRMAVGMSGQTFVSDTRDNMRALNRWGYYPLILIGSWAFGTINHIHDFFEPNHKIFWLTFLDVGTAALMGLFNSIAYGLNSSVRRAICERLDKYWPERLNRWLPNSLKYKNLQQESELVLFKTEDQ; from the exons ATGGCGACCTCCGTCGCAGTCGCCGGCGCTTTGACGGCGCACGATCGCCGGGTTCTGACGGCGGTGAACGCCGGAGCCTCGAGCCTGTCGTTAGCCGGTTCCAGCTTCATTGTAGTGTGCTACCTCCTCTTCAAGGAGCTCCGCAAGTTCTCCTTCAAGCTCGTCTTCTACCTCGCTCTCTCT GATATACTTTGCAGTCTCTTCAGCATAATAGG GGACCCGTCCAAAGGTTTCTTTTGTTATGCTCAGGGCTATAGCACACATTTCTTTTGTGTGGCATCTTTTCTATGGACTACAACAATTGCTTTTACCTTGCACCGCACTGTCGTAAAACACAAAACAGATGTTGAAGATTTGGAGGCCATGTTTCACTTGTATGTCTGGG GTACTTCTCTGGTTATGACAGTTATGCGCTCCTTTGGTAATGACCACAAACATTTTGGTGCATGGTGTTGGACACAAACAGGTCGCACAGGGAAG GCAGTTCATTTTGTAACATTTTACATGCCACTCTGGGGTGCAATTCTGTATAATGGGTTTACATACTTTCAAGTAATACGCATGCTAAATAATGCAACCCGT ATGGCGGTTGGTATGTCAGGCCAAACTTTTGTGTCAGATACGAGAGATAACATGAGG GCTCTGAATCGCTGGGGATACTATCCACTGATTCTGATAGGATCATGGGCTTTTGGCACTATTAACcacattcatgatttttttgaaCCCAACCATAAGATCTTTTGGCTCACATTTCTTGATGTTGGAACAGCTGCTCTTATG GGCCTCTTTAACTCAATTGCTTATGGTCTCAATTCTTCTGTTCGTAGAGCAATTTGTGAAAGACTGGACAA GTACTGGCCTGAGAGATTGAACAGATGGCTGCCTAACAGTTTGAAGTACAAGAACCTACAGCAAGAAAGTGAACTAGTTTTGTTCAAAACCGAAGATCAATAA
- the LOC114385346 gene encoding G-protein coupled receptor 1-like isoform X2 has protein sequence MATSVAVAGALTAHDRRVLTAVNAGASSLSLAGSSFIVVCYLLFKELRKFSFKLVFYLALSDILCSLFSIIGDPSKGFFCYAQGYSTHFFCVASFLWTTTIAFTLHRTVVKHKTDVEDLEAMFHLYVWGTSLVMTVMRSFGNDHKHFGAWCWTQTGRTGKAVHFVTFYMPLWGAILYNGFTYFQVIRMLNNATRMAVGMSGQTFVSDTRDNMRALNRWGYYPLILIGSWAFGTINHIHDFFEPNHKIFWLTFLDVGTAALMGLFNSIAYGLNSSVRRAICERLDNCFDEANMKVAHL, from the exons ATGGCGACCTCCGTCGCAGTCGCCGGCGCTTTGACGGCGCACGATCGCCGGGTTCTGACGGCGGTGAACGCCGGAGCCTCGAGCCTGTCGTTAGCCGGTTCCAGCTTCATTGTAGTGTGCTACCTCCTCTTCAAGGAGCTCCGCAAGTTCTCCTTCAAGCTCGTCTTCTACCTCGCTCTCTCT GATATACTTTGCAGTCTCTTCAGCATAATAGG GGACCCGTCCAAAGGTTTCTTTTGTTATGCTCAGGGCTATAGCACACATTTCTTTTGTGTGGCATCTTTTCTATGGACTACAACAATTGCTTTTACCTTGCACCGCACTGTCGTAAAACACAAAACAGATGTTGAAGATTTGGAGGCCATGTTTCACTTGTATGTCTGGG GTACTTCTCTGGTTATGACAGTTATGCGCTCCTTTGGTAATGACCACAAACATTTTGGTGCATGGTGTTGGACACAAACAGGTCGCACAGGGAAG GCAGTTCATTTTGTAACATTTTACATGCCACTCTGGGGTGCAATTCTGTATAATGGGTTTACATACTTTCAAGTAATACGCATGCTAAATAATGCAACCCGT ATGGCGGTTGGTATGTCAGGCCAAACTTTTGTGTCAGATACGAGAGATAACATGAGG GCTCTGAATCGCTGGGGATACTATCCACTGATTCTGATAGGATCATGGGCTTTTGGCACTATTAACcacattcatgatttttttgaaCCCAACCATAAGATCTTTTGGCTCACATTTCTTGATGTTGGAACAGCTGCTCTTATG GGCCTCTTTAACTCAATTGCTTATGGTCTCAATTCTTCTGTTCGTAGAGCAATTTGTGAAAGACTGGACAA TTGCTTTGATGAGGCAAACATGAAAGTTGCCCACCTGTGA